From Endozoicomonas sp. 8E, the proteins below share one genomic window:
- a CDS encoding 2OG-Fe(II) oxygenase — MNNKPPSWGEPAPWFHAHTTNNPQFAFSSLGGRFVGLAFLGDCSAKPVIKFLEAVNQSNLITRDDKSVRFAVTLNQRDLHDPQTLKAFPNQRIFYDEGGTVSKHYGALDKHSEQQEIFYAYWLILDPTLRVYAKGTLDEPDIFIKTMQKLPDPEYHSSPDIEPWAPVLLVPRVLESDFCETLIRYYQKGQPEPSGFMRTIGGKTLELQDNHVKRRTDISIDDKNLQAALKHRIRTRLTPEIAKAFQFQATRIERYIVACYDSSNAGFFKEHRDNTTKGTAHRRFAISINLNSDEYEGGELWFPEYGNRRYKPPTGGAIVFSCSLMHAATPVTSGTRYVTLPFLYDDAAARIREENNRFLGDGVEPYQSS; from the coding sequence ATGAACAATAAACCACCTTCATGGGGAGAGCCTGCCCCCTGGTTCCACGCTCACACAACCAACAACCCTCAATTTGCATTTTCCAGTCTCGGCGGACGTTTTGTCGGACTGGCCTTTCTCGGTGACTGCTCAGCAAAACCGGTCATCAAGTTTCTGGAAGCAGTCAATCAATCAAATTTAATCACTCGTGATGACAAAAGCGTCCGTTTCGCAGTCACGCTGAATCAAAGAGACCTGCACGACCCACAGACACTGAAAGCATTCCCAAATCAGCGTATTTTTTATGATGAAGGAGGAACTGTTTCCAAGCATTACGGAGCCTTGGACAAACACTCAGAACAGCAAGAAATTTTCTATGCCTATTGGTTAATTCTTGACCCAACGCTTCGCGTCTATGCCAAAGGCACCCTTGATGAGCCTGATATTTTTATAAAAACCATGCAGAAGCTGCCTGACCCTGAATACCATTCATCTCCAGATATAGAACCCTGGGCCCCAGTTTTGCTGGTACCCAGGGTGCTGGAAAGCGATTTTTGCGAAACCCTTATTCGTTATTATCAGAAAGGGCAGCCGGAGCCATCGGGCTTTATGCGAACCATTGGCGGCAAGACTCTGGAACTTCAGGACAACCATGTCAAACGTCGAACCGACATCAGTATTGACGATAAAAACTTGCAGGCGGCATTGAAACATCGGATAAGAACTCGCCTCACTCCCGAAATAGCCAAAGCTTTTCAGTTTCAGGCCACACGCATTGAGCGCTATATCGTTGCCTGCTACGACAGCAGCAACGCGGGCTTTTTCAAAGAACACCGGGATAACACTACGAAGGGCACCGCACACCGTCGATTCGCTATCAGCATCAACCTGAATAGTGACGAATACGAAGGGGGGGAATTGTGGTTTCCAGAATACGGCAACCGTCGCTATAAGCCCCCCACAGGTGGTGCCATTGTCTTTTCCTGTTCTCTTATGCACGCAGCAACACCGGTAACCAGTGGCACCCGCTATGTCACCCTGCCATTTCTTTACGATGATGCAGCAGCCAGAATACGTGAAGAAAATAACCGTTTCCTGGGCGACGGGGTTGAGCCTTATCAATCCAGTTAA
- a CDS encoding type II toxin-antitoxin system CcdA family antitoxin has product MSKSKTTVTIDDELLEQARELKINISSAAEQGVMAEVKSLEEERLKKLYKEAMEEIEQVIKEDGLFSDGMRTF; this is encoded by the coding sequence ATGAGCAAAAGTAAAACCACAGTGACCATTGATGACGAGCTGTTGGAGCAGGCTCGTGAGTTGAAAATCAATATATCATCCGCAGCGGAGCAAGGCGTAATGGCAGAAGTCAAGAGTCTGGAAGAAGAGCGTTTGAAGAAGCTCTATAAGGAAGCTATGGAAGAAATTGAACAAGTCATTAAAGAAGATGGTTTGTTCAGTGATGGCATGAGGACTTTCTAA
- a CDS encoding CcdB family protein, translated as MSQFDVCLNTADNADKYPYIVVLQSSLIQFDDQSVVAPLSRSNRYKKALQVCPQTVVDDEEWMLVIPQLAAIPNHFIGKKVASMQEQRSNIISAIDRLFTGIG; from the coding sequence ATGTCACAGTTCGATGTGTGTTTGAACACCGCCGATAATGCAGACAAGTACCCTTACATTGTAGTGCTTCAGTCGAGTTTAATTCAGTTCGACGACCAATCGGTTGTTGCCCCTCTAAGCCGTAGTAACCGTTACAAAAAAGCATTGCAGGTATGCCCCCAAACTGTTGTGGACGATGAAGAATGGATGCTGGTTATTCCGCAGCTGGCAGCTATTCCCAATCACTTCATCGGCAAAAAAGTGGCCAGTATGCAAGAACAGCGTAGTAATATTATTTCTGCCATTGACCGCCTGTTCACAGGCATCGGCTGA
- a CDS encoding PIN domain-containing protein: protein MKRGDIYPDIGGFGICCAPKRLREKKQVELSTLLSVIPILDFNGDAAEHSSQIRHFLKSTGQLIGSYDNMLAGHARSMQLTMITNNTKEFCRVPGLEVEDWSQPVGNH from the coding sequence ATCAAAAGAGGCGACATCTATCCTGACATAGGGGGGTTTGGCATTTGCTGCGCCCCAAAAAGACTTCGGGAGAAAAAACAGGTAGAGTTGAGTACCCTCCTGAGTGTTATCCCGATACTGGATTTTAACGGGGATGCAGCAGAACACTCTTCTCAAATTCGACACTTTCTGAAATCTACCGGTCAGCTGATTGGTAGCTATGACAATATGTTAGCTGGGCATGCCCGAAGTATGCAGTTGACCATGATTACCAATAATACCAAAGAGTTTTGTAGAGTGCCGGGCTTAGAGGTTGAAGACTGGTCGCAACCCGTCGGCAACCACTGA
- a CDS encoding IS3 family transposase (programmed frameshift), which produces MTRYSKEMKESIIQKMMPPNNVSVAQLKRETGINDATLYTWRKQAKAQGVAVPGDGKNPQQWSAENKFAVLMETANMNTTELSEYCRKKGLYYEDLQQWKADFIAGSTKPAESRQVQAAARRDDKKRIQKLEKELKRKDKALAETAALLVLTKKGKRDLGGARGRLIPLPDRKEAVALIQEAVSQGARKVKACAALNLSIRTVQRWQKDVEQVREDQRQYADRTMPANQLTKSEQNEILKVCNSERFKSKSPCQIVPTLADEGVYMASESSFYRVLKAHNQQHHRGRSQKPAKRKPTSHRATAPNQLWSWDITFLGSPIRGKYYYLYLVLDVYSRMIVTWEVHERESSDLAAQMIRKAFMQNKISLQEQPLVLHSDNGSPMKGATMLSTLQQLGVQTSFSRPRVSNDNSYSESGFRTMKYRPGYPNHFSSLESARKWVYGFVNWYNMEHKHSGIKFQTPYDRHTGKAQKRVLNRERVYRKAKEQHPERWGSRETRNWQLPVEVWLNPERSENQQHCDLAA; this is translated from the exons ATGACTCGCTACTCCAAAGAAATGAAAGAGTCCATTATCCAGAAGATGATGCCGCCAAATAATGTTTCCGTGGCTCAGCTTAAAAGAGAAACCGGCATTAATGATGCAACCCTGTATACTTGGCGCAAACAGGCAAAAGCGCAAGGTGTAGCCGTGCCCGGTGATGGTAAGAATCCTCAGCAGTGGAGTGCTGAAAACAAGTTCGCGGTTCTGATGGAAACCGCCAACATGAACACAACAGAGCTATCCGAATACTGTCGTAAGAAGGGTCTCTACTACGAAGACTTGCAGCAGTGGAAAGCTGATTTTATCGCAGGCAGCACAAAGCCTGCTGAATCCCGTCAGGTACAGGCCGCTGCCAGACGAGATGACAAGAAGCGCATCCAGAAACTGGAAAAAGAACTCAAACGCAAAGACAAGGCACTTGCTGAAACCGCAGCACTGTTGGTTCTAACAAAAAAGG GCAAACGCGATCTGGGGGGAGCGCGAGGACGATTGATTCCTCTCCCTGATCGCAAGGAAGCCGTTGCTTTAATCCAGGAAGCTGTTTCACAGGGTGCACGTAAAGTGAAAGCCTGTGCTGCGCTCAACCTGTCGATACGCACGGTTCAGCGCTGGCAAAAAGATGTAGAACAGGTGCGGGAAGATCAGCGTCAATACGCAGACCGGACAATGCCTGCCAACCAACTAACCAAGAGTGAGCAAAACGAGATTCTGAAAGTCTGTAACAGCGAGCGATTCAAAAGTAAGTCGCCATGCCAAATTGTACCGACACTGGCCGACGAAGGTGTTTATATGGCTTCTGAGTCAAGCTTTTATCGAGTGCTGAAGGCCCATAATCAACAGCATCATCGCGGTCGCAGTCAGAAGCCCGCAAAGCGGAAGCCGACATCGCATCGGGCTACGGCTCCGAATCAGCTCTGGTCGTGGGATATAACATTTTTGGGGTCGCCGATCAGGGGTAAATATTATTATCTCTATTTGGTTCTGGACGTCTATAGCCGCATGATTGTGACCTGGGAAGTCCATGAGAGGGAGTCCTCTGATCTGGCTGCTCAGATGATCCGCAAAGCTTTCATGCAGAATAAAATCAGCCTTCAGGAGCAACCACTGGTTCTGCACTCCGATAATGGCAGCCCAATGAAAGGGGCGACCATGCTGAGTACTCTTCAGCAGCTAGGAGTACAGACATCGTTCAGCAGGCCGCGCGTAAGTAACGATAACTCATACTCAGAGTCAGGCTTCAGAACCATGAAATATCGTCCCGGGTATCCGAATCACTTCTCCAGTCTGGAGTCAGCCAGAAAGTGGGTGTACGGGTTCGTAAACTGGTACAACATGGAGCATAAGCACAGTGGCATCAAGTTCCAGACCCCCTACGACAGACATACAGGGAAGGCTCAGAAAAGGGTTCTGAATCGTGAAAGAGTTTACCGTAAAGCAAAAGAGCAACACCCTGAGCGATGGGGAAGCCGTGAAACCAGAAACTGGCAATTACCGGTAGAGGTGTGGCTTAACCCTGAGCGATCAGAGAATCAGCAGCATTGTGATTTAGCTGCATAA
- a CDS encoding type II toxin-antitoxin system VapC family toxin: MKYLLDTNVLIHILRARDTGSIKEHSKSNNGRIFISAATVDELMFR, from the coding sequence ATGAAATACTTACTTGACACCAATGTCCTGATTCACATCCTGAGAGCTCGCGATACAGGTAGTATCAAAGAACATTCCAAAAGCAACAATGGCCGTATATTTATATCGGCCGCTACTGTTGATGAACTTATGTTTCGGTAA
- the vapB gene encoding type II toxin-antitoxin system VapB family antitoxin, translating to MKTTIFKNNRTQAVRIPKEFAFPDNVKHVQIQRQGNTLTISPLDVDWDEFFDNITACEDYPDREQPLPQERDFGDWT from the coding sequence ATGAAAACGACCATTTTCAAAAACAACAGAACACAGGCTGTTCGCATTCCCAAAGAGTTTGCGTTTCCAGACAATGTAAAGCACGTTCAAATCCAGCGACAAGGGAATACTCTGACCATTTCGCCTCTAGACGTTGACTGGGACGAATTTTTTGACAACATCACGGCCTGCGAGGATTACCCTGATAGAGAACAGCCTTTACCACAAGAACGTGATTTTGGGGATTGGACATAA
- a CDS encoding MEKHLA domain-containing protein, with protein sequence MISPHDPFLQQQGLLMASSYFTLTGQLLFGLPLKDPELGLKLYEHSSALLSHGTESDPIFCYGNLSAQSLFEMDWNTLTQMPSRHSAEQPNREERARLLREVSDSGYIKNYSGIRVSSTGRRFLIEQALVWNLYDEEGEYRGQAAAFSGWTFL encoded by the coding sequence ATGATCTCACCGCACGATCCTTTTCTTCAGCAACAAGGCCTGCTGATGGCCAGTAGTTACTTTACTCTGACAGGCCAGTTGCTTTTCGGACTGCCTCTGAAAGACCCCGAACTGGGTTTAAAGCTTTATGAACACTCGTCAGCGTTGTTGTCTCATGGCACAGAAAGTGATCCGATCTTCTGTTATGGCAACCTGAGTGCCCAGTCTCTCTTTGAAATGGACTGGAACACCCTGACTCAAATGCCCTCCAGACACTCTGCAGAGCAGCCCAACAGAGAAGAGCGGGCCAGATTGCTCAGAGAAGTCAGTGACAGCGGCTACATCAAAAACTATTCAGGTATCCGGGTTTCCAGCACCGGACGACGGTTTCTGATTGAGCAGGCGCTGGTTTGGAATCTCTACGATGAGGAAGGTGAATACCGGGGTCAGGCTGCTGCGTTCAGTGGCTGGACTTTTCTTTGA
- a CDS encoding NirD/YgiW/YdeI family stress tolerance protein, translating to MKGLIFSGLCFLSLPAFSENDLPLPSPPASAEAHDYKKQSIEQVIDSGDDDELVRLSGQIIKKLRCSIYLFRDKTGEIQIQIKNDDIPKKGLLFRSPTIIKGEVTKDPNKPIVVEADKILYVF from the coding sequence ATGAAAGGACTCATTTTCAGCGGCCTCTGCTTTTTGTCCTTGCCCGCCTTTTCAGAAAACGACTTGCCTCTGCCATCACCGCCCGCTTCCGCAGAAGCTCATGATTATAAAAAGCAGAGCATCGAACAGGTGATTGACAGCGGAGACGATGACGAGCTAGTGAGACTTTCCGGTCAAATCATCAAGAAGCTTAGATGTTCGATTTACCTGTTTCGAGATAAAACCGGAGAAATCCAGATTCAGATTAAGAATGACGACATACCCAAAAAGGGCCTGCTCTTCCGCTCCCCTACCATCATCAAAGGTGAGGTCACGAAAGACCCAAACAAACCCATTGTGGTGGAAGCCGACAAGATTCTTTATGTTTTCTAA
- a CDS encoding Fic family protein: protein MTPYIPDTLPLQGLDFGRLITLVGEANAALAEYSGLLQGIINPAVMLSPLMNQEAVLSSRIEGTQATVEEVLEHEAGAQFDERKNTDIQEILNYRKALMLAQEYLAEGRTISLSLLLQLHQLLLDSVRGQGKAPGAFRKDQNWIGRAGCTLETATFVPPDPIKLMDHLEVWNHYLGENDFDVLAQTAIVHAQFELIHPFKDGNGRIGRLVIPLFLYSKQRLSSPMFYLSGYLEAHRDEYYERLKRIYQEGDWTGWIEFFLKAILIQAKENVQKVKTIMSLYEKTKVSVQQTTGSKFTMQLVDTLFDRPIFQVNDFAKRSGISKPTLHGLLRQLHVPDGPIVTLREGSGRRPAIYAFPELLHICQGKN, encoded by the coding sequence ATGACCCCGTATATACCTGATACGCTTCCCCTTCAAGGCCTTGATTTCGGCCGTCTCATCACGCTGGTTGGTGAAGCTAATGCGGCACTCGCTGAATACAGTGGTTTGCTGCAGGGAATCATTAATCCTGCGGTCATGCTATCGCCCCTGATGAATCAGGAAGCGGTGTTATCATCCAGGATTGAAGGGACCCAGGCCACGGTTGAAGAGGTGCTTGAGCATGAAGCAGGTGCTCAATTTGACGAGAGAAAAAATACAGACATTCAGGAAATACTGAACTATCGAAAAGCATTGATGCTGGCTCAGGAGTACCTGGCTGAAGGGCGAACTATCTCTTTAAGCCTCCTGTTACAGTTACATCAGCTACTACTGGATAGTGTAAGAGGGCAAGGCAAAGCACCGGGTGCTTTTCGAAAGGATCAGAATTGGATTGGTCGAGCTGGATGTACCCTGGAGACCGCAACCTTTGTTCCCCCGGACCCCATAAAGCTGATGGATCATCTTGAAGTCTGGAATCATTATCTGGGCGAGAATGATTTTGATGTATTGGCTCAGACCGCCATTGTTCATGCTCAATTTGAACTGATACACCCATTCAAGGATGGCAATGGTCGTATTGGTCGTTTGGTTATACCGCTGTTTTTATACAGTAAACAGAGACTCTCCAGTCCTATGTTTTATCTTTCAGGTTATCTGGAAGCACACCGGGATGAATATTACGAACGGCTAAAGAGGATTTACCAGGAAGGCGACTGGACAGGATGGATTGAATTTTTTCTCAAAGCCATACTGATTCAGGCTAAAGAGAACGTTCAGAAAGTAAAAACGATCATGTCGTTATATGAGAAGACTAAAGTCAGTGTTCAACAAACGACAGGCTCAAAGTTCACGATGCAACTGGTAGATACACTCTTTGACAGACCTATCTTTCAAGTGAACGATTTTGCTAAACGGTCTGGTATCAGTAAGCCTACTCTGCACGGTCTTTTGCGCCAGTTGCATGTGCCGGATGGTCCCATTGTGACGCTCAGGGAAGGATCTGGCCGCCGGCCTGCAATTTATGCATTCCCGGAACTGCTCCATATCTGTCAGGGTAAAAACTAA
- the cysQ gene encoding 3'(2'),5'-bisphosphate nucleotidase CysQ, whose translation MFDDKLIESVKQIAREAGGAILTLYHQQDLGVQHKSDKTPVTLADLKANEVIEQGLKALDIQYPILSEESEHTAFTERGQWERYWLVDPLDGTQEFINGNGQFTVNIALMEKSEDGRSYPVLGVVQVPDENTIYWGGSDLGAFKQTEDQPAVSITPRSFQPEKETVALGSRSYGTERAAVFVEKLRALYPNLEVRPVGSALKSCHVAEGLADLYPRLGPTSEWDTAAAQAILEGAGGLLLDPHGKRFSYNFKESLLNSDFLVVGDRTQDWSKIWNARLLIGL comes from the coding sequence ATGTTTGACGACAAGCTGATTGAGTCCGTAAAGCAGATTGCCCGAGAGGCCGGAGGGGCCATCCTGACCCTTTACCATCAGCAAGATCTGGGTGTTCAGCACAAGTCTGACAAAACGCCGGTTACTCTGGCAGATCTCAAAGCCAACGAAGTTATTGAGCAGGGCCTGAAGGCTCTGGACATTCAATACCCGATTTTATCAGAAGAGTCTGAACATACCGCTTTTACCGAGCGCGGCCAGTGGGAACGCTACTGGCTGGTGGACCCTCTGGATGGCACCCAGGAGTTTATCAATGGAAATGGCCAGTTCACTGTGAATATCGCCTTGATGGAAAAGTCAGAAGATGGCCGAAGCTATCCGGTATTGGGTGTGGTTCAGGTCCCTGATGAGAATACTATCTATTGGGGTGGCAGTGATCTGGGGGCTTTCAAACAAACTGAAGACCAGCCTGCTGTCAGTATTACTCCAAGAAGTTTTCAGCCAGAAAAGGAAACTGTGGCACTGGGTAGTCGAAGTTATGGCACCGAAAGAGCTGCTGTATTTGTTGAAAAACTCAGAGCGCTCTATCCCAATCTGGAGGTAAGGCCTGTCGGCAGTGCCCTCAAGAGTTGCCATGTTGCAGAAGGGCTGGCAGACCTCTACCCAAGGCTGGGGCCGACATCCGAGTGGGATACCGCAGCGGCACAGGCAATTCTGGAAGGTGCCGGGGGCTTACTGCTGGACCCTCACGGCAAGCGGTTTTCCTACAACTTCAAAGAGAGTCTGCTGAATTCCGATTTTCTGGTGGTGGGAGATCGAACTCAGGACTGGTCGAAGATCTGGAATGCACGGTTATTAATTGGTCTTTAG
- the nudE gene encoding ADP compounds hydrolase NudE: MSEKPVIKACREIARTRLFRIEELDLKFSNGVERTYERLGSFGTGHQAVMVVPLLDNHRFLMIREYAGGTEDYQLTLPKGLVEPEESLEQGGNRELKEEVGYGARQWKYLSSFTHSPNYMKSRIHSMVAWDLYEEKLEGDEPEPLEVVEWSFDRLLELNDRPDFSEARALATLFLVREKIQAGWLENPDV, encoded by the coding sequence ATGTCAGAAAAACCGGTCATCAAAGCGTGTCGTGAAATTGCACGCACTCGTCTGTTCAGAATAGAAGAACTGGATCTCAAATTCTCCAATGGTGTTGAAAGAACCTATGAACGATTAGGTTCTTTTGGAACAGGGCATCAAGCGGTCATGGTGGTGCCGCTGCTGGATAATCATCGTTTCCTGATGATCCGTGAGTATGCCGGTGGTACCGAAGACTATCAGTTGACTCTGCCCAAGGGTTTGGTTGAGCCGGAAGAAAGTCTGGAACAAGGCGGCAACCGCGAGCTAAAGGAAGAAGTCGGTTACGGTGCCCGGCAATGGAAGTACCTGAGTTCATTTACCCATTCACCCAACTACATGAAAAGCAGAATACACTCAATGGTGGCCTGGGACCTTTATGAAGAAAAGCTCGAAGGGGACGAGCCAGAGCCCCTGGAAGTGGTTGAGTGGTCCTTTGACCGCTTGCTGGAACTGAACGACAGGCCGGACTTTTCCGAAGCAAGGGCATTGGCTACCCTGTTTCTGGTCAGAGAGAAAATTCAGGCCGGATGGCTGGAGAATCCCGATGTTTGA
- the yrfG gene encoding GMP/IMP nucleotidase — protein MINWNAIDTVLLDMDGTLLDLHFDNYFWMEYVPQKYAEKHSITLEQSKEELHPRVAQTFGKLEWYCLDYWARELDLDIIALKQELVHLISFRPGADRFLQNIRDRGKKVIMITNAHRDGLSLKLERLSMAHYFDRLISSHDYGYPKETQAFWHNLEADIGTDKERALFIDDSLPVLNSAKTYGIAHLLAIRYPDSKQGAKDTGEYQAVEDFQELIHL, from the coding sequence ATGATTAACTGGAATGCCATAGATACGGTTCTCCTTGACATGGATGGTACCCTGCTGGATCTCCATTTTGATAACTACTTCTGGATGGAATATGTACCTCAGAAATATGCCGAAAAACACAGCATTACTCTGGAGCAGTCGAAAGAAGAGTTGCATCCGAGGGTAGCCCAGACATTCGGCAAGTTGGAATGGTACTGCCTGGATTACTGGGCCAGAGAGCTGGATCTGGATATCATCGCTCTGAAGCAGGAGCTGGTTCATTTGATCAGCTTCAGACCCGGTGCCGACCGTTTCCTGCAAAATATCCGCGACCGGGGCAAGAAAGTGATCATGATCACCAATGCTCATCGGGACGGCCTGTCACTGAAGCTGGAAAGACTCTCCATGGCCCACTATTTTGACAGATTGATCAGCTCCCATGATTACGGCTACCCCAAGGAAACTCAGGCATTTTGGCACAACCTGGAAGCCGATATAGGAACGGATAAAGAACGAGCCCTGTTTATTGATGACAGCCTCCCGGTCCTGAATTCTGCCAAAACCTATGGCATCGCCCATTTACTGGCTATCCGTTATCCGGACAGCAAGCAGGGTGCCAAAGATACCGGTGAATATCAGGCCGTTGAAGATTTTCAAGAGCTTATTCATCTTTGA
- the hslR gene encoding ribosome-associated heat shock protein Hsp15 yields MAKQRSVQDKQPDKVRLDKWLWAARFYKTRNIAKEAIEGGKVHLNGQRCKPGKEPKVGDQLKLRTGWDERVVIVRELSDKRQKAELAQQLYEETAASIQSREVAAEQRKALRGAMAPRPDRRPDKKQRRDILRQKSNLAD; encoded by the coding sequence ATGGCCAAGCAAAGAAGTGTCCAAGACAAACAGCCGGACAAAGTACGTCTGGACAAGTGGCTCTGGGCTGCCCGCTTTTACAAGACCCGAAATATCGCCAAAGAGGCCATTGAAGGTGGCAAGGTACATCTGAATGGCCAGCGCTGCAAACCCGGTAAAGAGCCCAAAGTAGGTGACCAGCTGAAACTGCGTACCGGCTGGGATGAAAGAGTAGTGATTGTTCGGGAACTCTCTGACAAACGCCAGAAAGCCGAGCTGGCACAACAACTCTACGAAGAGACTGCGGCCAGTATTCAGTCTCGTGAGGTGGCAGCAGAACAACGCAAGGCTTTGCGCGGTGCTATGGCTCCCCGGCCGGATCGCCGTCCGGATAAAAAACAGAGAAGGGATATTCTCAGGCAGAAATCCAACCTGGCCGATTAA
- a CDS encoding Rieske (2Fe-2S) protein, which yields MLELCAVDDLENPGSKGFETEKGSIFVVRRDQEVFVYENSCPHLGINLEWQEDRFLDSEKRLIQCATHGALFLIESGECVAGPCLGDKLTLAPSKVEKGVVYLI from the coding sequence TTGTTGGAACTCTGCGCTGTTGATGATCTTGAAAACCCCGGAAGTAAAGGTTTCGAGACCGAAAAAGGCTCTATTTTCGTCGTCCGTCGAGATCAAGAAGTCTTCGTCTACGAAAACAGTTGCCCACACCTCGGTATCAATCTGGAATGGCAGGAAGACCGCTTTCTGGACAGCGAAAAGCGACTGATCCAGTGCGCTACTCATGGGGCTTTGTTTCTCATTGAGTCAGGAGAGTGTGTGGCAGGCCCATGCCTTGGTGACAAACTGACCCTGGCTCCCTCAAAGGTGGAAAAAGGTGTTGTTTATCTGATCTGA
- a CDS encoding autotransporter outer membrane beta-barrel domain-containing protein, whose translation MSTDNREGTGIVKISRNYFLPGALALATVVASTKANEVQPEASAAVQKTGLTLTNNVHNIIFNRNQGIRRGFNYGDQFVDGAAWGQLLYTEGKHEVVDQAMGFKNQVGGMTLGVDGELEDNIRFGFAMTLSKASIDMNDGASTRQQSFLTSLYGSWNYRRLSMNAVASVGSGSNDSKKTVNGQRVKGDFQADQWGLRVTGSTAWQLGSWSLVPRALFSYGQLRIQDYSEKGNSGFEQKIENDDYLTAELGAGFKFNGAIWGRQTVFKPELTLMGYYDFISSGSEFKATHLASGSTLKVTGPDRDPYRLTAGLAFAVKSGHHWTLRAGYDHNWSQHYTTDSFSARVRYEF comes from the coding sequence ATGAGCACTGATAACAGGGAAGGCACAGGGATTGTGAAAATTTCGCGCAATTATTTTTTACCCGGCGCATTGGCTTTAGCCACGGTAGTGGCTTCTACCAAGGCTAATGAAGTTCAACCGGAGGCTTCGGCCGCAGTTCAAAAAACAGGGCTGACTCTGACCAATAACGTTCACAATATCATCTTCAATCGTAATCAAGGCATCCGTCGTGGTTTTAATTATGGCGACCAGTTTGTCGATGGTGCAGCCTGGGGTCAGCTTCTTTATACCGAGGGTAAGCACGAGGTTGTTGATCAGGCAATGGGCTTCAAGAATCAGGTGGGAGGCATGACACTGGGAGTGGACGGTGAGCTGGAAGATAATATCAGATTCGGCTTTGCCATGACCTTATCCAAAGCCTCTATTGATATGAATGATGGCGCCAGTACCCGTCAACAAAGTTTTTTGACCTCGCTCTATGGCAGCTGGAATTACCGAAGACTGTCCATGAATGCCGTGGCATCCGTGGGAAGTGGTTCCAACGACAGTAAAAAAACAGTTAATGGCCAAAGAGTGAAAGGCGACTTCCAGGCTGACCAGTGGGGCCTCAGAGTCACTGGCAGCACCGCCTGGCAACTGGGTAGTTGGAGCCTGGTACCACGGGCTTTGTTCAGTTATGGTCAGCTTCGGATTCAGGATTATTCTGAAAAGGGAAACTCCGGGTTCGAGCAAAAAATTGAAAACGATGACTACCTCACAGCTGAGCTGGGTGCTGGATTCAAGTTTAACGGAGCCATTTGGGGACGTCAGACCGTCTTTAAACCGGAGCTGACACTGATGGGCTATTACGACTTTATTTCATCCGGAAGCGAATTCAAAGCGACCCATCTGGCTAGCGGCTCAACTCTTAAAGTGACTGGGCCGGACAGAGACCCCTATCGACTCACTGCAGGTCTCGCTTTTGCCGTCAAAAGTGGTCATCACTGGACACTCAGAGCAGGATACGACCATAACTGGAGTCAGCACTACACCACCGACAGTTTTTCAGCCAGAGTGCGCTATGAGTTTTAA